The DNA sequence GGCCAGGTAGCCGACGGGTATGCGCCAGTCCGCGATGCCCTTTATCACGAGTATCAGGGCGCCGATCAAGAGGAGGACGGCGCCGGTCTCGCCGATGCAGCCGCCGACGTTTCCCAGGGCGAGCTTGCCGAGGCCCCCGGCCCCGGTGAGCTGGGCCACGACGGCCTTGGCCTGGGCGAGCGCCTCGGGTGTGGCGGCGGGATTGGAGAATGCGGCCGCGGCGTCCTTCATCACCGCCAGGGGCGTCGCCGTGGACACCGCGTCCACCGTCGTGCCGGAAAGGTTCGCCAGGTGCGGAAGCGCCCGGGCGCCCTCGGCGTGGGAGTACCAGTCCGTGGTCATGTGCACCGGCCAGGCCGCCAGCAGCACCGCCCGACCGATGAGCGCCGGGTTGAACAGGTTGTACCCCAGCCCGCCGAAGACCTGCTTGGCGATGGCGATGGCCGCGAAGCTGCCCACCACCGGCATCCACCACGGCACGTAGTACGGGAGGTTGAAGGCCAGCAGGACCCCGGTCACCACCGCCGAGCCGTCCATGACGGTCACCGGCTTCTTGGTGACGAGCTGGATGACCGCCTCGAAGACCACGGCGCTCACCGCGGCGACGGCGACGAGCATCAGCGACCGCCAGCCCTGGAACCACACCGCCCCCGCCAG is a window from the bacterium genome containing:
- a CDS encoding RnfABCDGE type electron transport complex subunit D, translated to LAGAVWFQGWRSLMLVAVAAVSAVVFEAVIQLVTKKPVTVMDGSAVVTGVLLAFNLPYYVPWWMPVVGSFAAIAIAKQVFGGLGYNLFNPALIGRAVLLAAWPVHMTTDWYSHAEGARALPHLANLSGTTVDAVSTATPLAVMKDAAAAFSNPAATPEALAQAKAVVAQLTGAGGLGKLALGNVGGCIGETGAVLLLIGALILVIKGIADWRIPVGYLATVAVFMTVFGWVGGVWTGLFHLLAGGLMLGALFMATDMVTSPVTRKGRWIFGVGCGILASVIRLWGGYPEGVSYSILLMNAAVPLVDRFTVPKFFGERRAGRA